A window from Pseudomonas sp. MRSN 12121 encodes these proteins:
- a CDS encoding APC family permease, translating to MEIEEFGYKQELKRGLTLRDLVVYGMIFMIPIAPFGVYGYVNQEAPGMVPLAYVIGMLAMLFTALSYGSMARAFPIAGSVYSYAQRGLNPHVGFIAGWLMLLDYLLIPPLLYVYAAMALNHLYPDIPKVGFILAFLVSATFVNLRGITFTARMNILFLLAQLVVLGIFLFYAWNALHGGAGNGQLTLAPLYSPEHFHFGLLMQGVSIAVLSFLGFDAISTLAEEIKSEPGKNVGRAALLTLLVMGAIFVAQTWIATDLAAGMGFKSADTAFYEIAEIAGGSWLATLTAVATALAWGVAVAITSQAAVSRLLFGMARDGKLPKLLARVHPRHNTPHVSIYLVAVLSLLICYLFINSVDTLTSLVNFGALSGFMLLHLTVINHYWRRQRSGQLLRHLVCPVIGFLIVCAIMYNMGVDAQKLGGIWIAIGLVYLFFLNRFGAGAALAEPL from the coding sequence ATGGAGATTGAAGAATTCGGCTACAAACAGGAACTCAAGCGCGGCCTGACGCTGCGCGACCTGGTGGTCTACGGGATGATTTTCATGATCCCCATCGCCCCGTTCGGGGTCTATGGCTACGTGAACCAGGAAGCCCCGGGGATGGTGCCGCTGGCCTATGTCATCGGCATGCTGGCGATGCTCTTCACTGCCCTGAGCTACGGCAGCATGGCCCGCGCCTTTCCCATCGCCGGCTCGGTCTATTCCTACGCCCAGCGCGGGCTCAACCCGCATGTCGGCTTCATCGCCGGCTGGCTGATGCTGCTCGACTACCTGCTGATCCCGCCGCTGCTGTACGTCTACGCGGCCATGGCCCTGAACCATCTGTACCCGGACATCCCCAAGGTCGGCTTCATCCTCGCGTTCCTGGTCAGCGCCACCTTCGTCAACCTGCGCGGCATCACCTTCACCGCGCGGATGAACATCCTGTTCCTGCTGGCACAGCTGGTGGTGCTGGGGATTTTCCTGTTCTACGCCTGGAACGCCCTGCACGGCGGCGCCGGTAACGGCCAGCTGACCCTGGCACCGCTGTACAGCCCGGAACACTTCCACTTCGGCCTGCTGATGCAGGGCGTGTCGATCGCCGTGCTGTCGTTCCTCGGGTTCGATGCGATCTCCACCCTGGCCGAGGAGATCAAGAGCGAGCCGGGCAAGAACGTCGGCCGCGCCGCCCTGCTCACCCTGCTGGTGATGGGCGCGATCTTCGTGGCGCAGACCTGGATCGCCACCGACCTGGCCGCCGGCATGGGCTTCAAGTCGGCGGACACCGCCTTCTACGAAATCGCCGAGATCGCCGGCGGCAGCTGGCTGGCCACCCTGACCGCGGTCGCCACGGCGCTGGCCTGGGGCGTGGCGGTGGCCATCACCTCGCAGGCGGCGGTGTCGCGCCTACTGTTCGGCATGGCCCGCGACGGCAAGCTGCCGAAGCTCCTGGCCAGGGTCCACCCCCGGCACAACACGCCGCATGTCAGCATCTACCTGGTGGCGGTGCTGTCGCTGCTGATCTGCTACCTGTTCATCAATTCGGTGGACACCCTCACCTCTCTGGTGAACTTCGGCGCCCTGAGCGGTTTCATGCTGCTGCACCTGACCGTGATCAACCACTACTGGCGCCGCCAGCGCTCGGGCCAGCTGCTGCGCCACCTGGTCTGCCCGGTGATCGGCTTCCTGATCGTCTGCGCGATCATGTACAACATGGGGGTCGATGCGCAGAAACTCGG
- a CDS encoding N-formylglutamate amidohydrolase, translating to MHTCTESAELGLYTRPPYQLLREDSEHPLILVCEHASHYIPAALDDLGLSPEAAREHIAWDPGALELAQNLSQTLGATLIAANYSRLLIDLNRPCQAHDSIPLQSEIYQVPGNQRLDEATREYRRKQLFRPFHARLSALIDARLAAGRSVRVVGIHSFTPLYYGQRRTLEMGVLFDRAEGYARRLLQGMSVHDVKIAGNEPYQINALGDMTVPVHGDARGLDSVLIEVRNDLLRTPQAIQCWTDYLAPLL from the coding sequence ATGCACACCTGTACTGAATCCGCCGAACTGGGGTTGTACACGCGGCCGCCCTACCAGCTGCTGCGCGAAGACTCCGAACACCCGCTGATTCTGGTCTGCGAGCACGCCAGCCATTACATTCCGGCGGCGCTCGACGACCTGGGCCTGAGCCCGGAAGCCGCGCGCGAGCATATCGCCTGGGACCCGGGCGCCCTGGAACTGGCGCAGAACCTCTCGCAGACCCTGGGCGCGACGCTGATCGCCGCCAACTATTCGCGCCTGCTGATCGACCTCAACCGCCCGTGCCAGGCCCACGACAGCATCCCGTTGCAGAGCGAGATCTATCAGGTCCCCGGCAACCAGCGCCTCGACGAGGCCACCCGCGAGTACCGGCGCAAGCAGCTGTTCAGGCCCTTTCACGCACGCCTGAGCGCGCTGATCGACGCGCGCCTCGCCGCCGGCCGTTCCGTGCGGGTGGTGGGCATCCACAGCTTCACCCCGCTGTACTACGGCCAGCGCCGCACGCTGGAGATGGGTGTGCTGTTCGATCGCGCCGAGGGTTACGCCCGGCGCCTGCTGCAAGGCATGTCGGTGCACGACGTGAAGATCGCCGGCAACGAGCCATACCAGATCAATGCCCTGGGCGACATGACGGTGCCGGTGCACGGCGATGCCCGCGGGCTGGATTCGGTGCTGATCGAGGTGCGCAACGACCTGCTGCGCACCCCGCAGGCCATCCAGTGCTGGACGGATTATCTGGCTCCCTTGCTGTAA
- a CDS encoding glutamine synthetase family protein: MSRASEPLQPVAMTTLLTTDLIGVSRGRSFPSDELDHYTSAGCGWVPANSALTPQDLIAEPNPWGAHGDLRLIPDLASRVRVGQGPDASAAPLDFIHADIRETDGQPWAACPRTLLRDEVQRYADQLELQVNAAFEHEFNLRRAVAQPERLAFSLQAQRQGADFGGWLLAALRAAGVEPEMFLPEYGKHQYEITCRPTLGVAAADRAVNVREITREIARQLGDSVSFAPKTAEDAVCNGVHLHLSLQDLDGAPVLYDPQRPDGLSRLGRQWAAGVLKYLPALCAFTAPTPLSYARLQPHHWSASYACLGQRNREASLRICPIVSIGGKPAAPQYNLEFRALDATASPHLAMAAVLIAGRLGIQQGLTLNAITDEVPHDLSADLREARGIVALPASLPQALDCLRNCPELLQELPAPLLETYFAVKHLEVKLTEHLTPAQLCEHYAHLY; this comes from the coding sequence TCACCACCGACCTGATCGGGGTCAGCCGTGGCCGTTCGTTCCCCAGCGACGAGCTGGACCACTACACCAGCGCCGGCTGTGGCTGGGTGCCGGCCAACAGCGCGCTGACCCCGCAGGACCTCATCGCCGAACCCAACCCCTGGGGCGCCCACGGCGACCTGCGGCTGATCCCCGACCTGGCCAGCCGGGTGCGGGTCGGCCAGGGTCCGGACGCCAGCGCCGCGCCGCTGGACTTCATCCATGCCGATATCCGCGAGACCGACGGCCAGCCCTGGGCCGCCTGCCCGCGCACCCTGCTGCGCGACGAAGTGCAGCGCTATGCCGATCAGCTGGAGCTGCAGGTCAACGCCGCCTTCGAGCACGAGTTCAACCTGCGCCGCGCCGTCGCCCAGCCCGAGCGGCTGGCGTTCTCCCTGCAGGCCCAGCGCCAGGGGGCGGACTTCGGCGGCTGGCTGCTCGCGGCCCTGCGCGCGGCGGGCGTCGAGCCGGAAATGTTCCTGCCCGAATACGGCAAGCACCAGTACGAAATCACCTGCCGCCCGACCCTGGGCGTGGCCGCCGCCGACCGCGCGGTGAACGTGCGCGAGATCACCCGGGAAATCGCCCGGCAACTGGGCGACAGCGTCAGCTTCGCGCCGAAGACCGCCGAGGACGCGGTGTGCAACGGCGTGCACCTGCACCTGAGCCTGCAGGACCTGGACGGCGCCCCGGTGCTGTACGACCCACAGCGCCCGGACGGCCTGTCGCGCCTGGGCAGGCAGTGGGCCGCCGGGGTGCTCAAGTACCTGCCGGCGCTCTGTGCCTTTACCGCGCCGACGCCGCTGTCCTATGCCCGCCTGCAGCCCCATCACTGGAGCGCGTCCTACGCCTGCCTGGGCCAGCGCAACCGCGAAGCCTCGCTGCGCATCTGCCCCATCGTGAGCATCGGCGGCAAGCCGGCGGCGCCGCAGTACAACCTGGAATTTCGCGCGCTGGACGCCACCGCCTCGCCGCACCTGGCCATGGCCGCGGTGCTGATCGCCGGGCGCCTGGGCATCCAGCAGGGCCTGACGCTCAATGCCATCACCGACGAAGTACCCCACGACCTGAGCGCGGACCTGCGCGAGGCACGTGGCATCGTCGCCCTTCCGGCTTCCCTGCCCCAGGCACTGGACTGCCTGCGCAACTGCCCGGAATTGCTGCAAGAACTGCCAGCCCCGTTGCTGGAGACCTATTTCGCCGTCAAACACCTGGAAGTGAAACTGACCGAGCACCTGACCCCCGCCCAACTCTGTGAACACTATGCACACCTGTACTGA